The following are encoded in a window of Deltaproteobacteria bacterium genomic DNA:
- a CDS encoding PAS domain S-box protein, translated as MAGIMIVEDEGLTALYIRKCLENKGYSVTAVLSSGKDAIIRAEEVEPQLILMDINLEGMIDGIDTARRIRLKSDIPIIFLTAYADDETLNRAKAVGAYGYLLKPFEDIQLYTALEIALSKYEMETMLRSSEEKFRSLIENSSDCIYQLDLSGNVEYMNPTGLKLNSINNKSRLTLMDLIDLASPDCKDALQSAFSEAKKGETSAFEYDSRDENGHKKWWAAKLGPIRDNKEKVSSLIMISSDITKRKKAEEELQKSRAWNESIINTAVSGIVTIDDKGTILSFNPAAEKMFGYEEGEVIGSNVSILMPEPFKSEHNTYLENYLNSGEKKIIGIGREAPAVRKDGSTLSAFITVSEMYIGKTRMFTGIINDITALKEAEKALRQSKERHSKAQKIAHLGHWEWDITTNKLLWSEETYRIFGMDKNEFGASYEAFLERVHPDDRKSVLDAVDEALAGKRPYCIDHRILLKDGAVKIVQEQAELSRDNKGKPLCMMGTVQDLTEFKIYQDRSILAAEVFDNAIEGLLVTDEKGNIELVNKAFTSITGYRAEEAIGKNPNMLRSDRHDKEFFKNMWHTLLKDGYWHGEIWNRRKSGEAYPEQLTISAIKDGDGKIKKFVSIFHDLTDLKRSEEQIKYKNNYDGLTGLPNMVLFKDRLNQALNRASDEGNMVCLLFVGLDRFKNINESLGYPAGDKLLQGVAARLESILWETDTVTRFAGDEFAIILEAFSNQNDAVRVANRVLNSFSEPFKIDELDLHASASIGITLYPDDGNELDTLMINANAAMRRAKEAGGASSRLYAEEMNLSALKFLSVENEIRRGLDRDEFIVYYQPKISMFDGTIVGLEALARWQQTSGGFIEPGDFIPIAEETGLIVPLGETILRKSCEQAKKWRDAGFNTLNIAVNLSGRQFLFNDIVETVISILEETGLPPSMLGLEITESILMNDVDEMMKKIKKLSSLGIQLYIDDFGTGYSSLSYLKKFKIDALKIDQSFVRDITTNENDASITKAVISLSHSLGLKVVAEGVETGKHLDFLLKHNCDEMQGYYFSRPLPGKKITEMLKSGKKLDLGVCRT; from the coding sequence ATGGCTGGCATAATGATCGTTGAAGACGAGGGACTCACCGCATTATATATCCGAAAGTGTTTGGAAAATAAAGGATACTCTGTTACCGCAGTCCTGTCATCAGGTAAAGATGCAATAATCAGAGCAGAAGAAGTCGAGCCTCAACTCATCCTCATGGACATCAACCTGGAAGGGATGATTGACGGTATTGACACCGCTCGCCGAATAAGATTAAAATCCGATATTCCCATCATATTTTTAACAGCCTACGCAGACGATGAAACGCTCAACAGGGCAAAAGCTGTCGGCGCCTACGGATACCTGCTAAAACCTTTTGAAGATATTCAGCTTTATACCGCTCTTGAAATTGCCCTTTCCAAGTACGAAATGGAAACCATGCTTCGCAGCAGCGAGGAAAAATTCCGCAGCTTGATCGAAAACTCCTCTGACTGCATATACCAGCTGGACCTTTCCGGTAATGTTGAGTATATGAACCCTACCGGGCTCAAGCTAAACAGTATTAACAATAAATCCCGCCTTACCCTTATGGACCTTATCGATCTTGCATCACCTGACTGCAAAGATGCGCTCCAATCTGCATTCAGTGAGGCAAAAAAAGGAGAAACGAGCGCCTTTGAATATGACTCCAGGGATGAGAATGGCCATAAAAAATGGTGGGCAGCCAAATTGGGCCCCATAAGAGATAACAAGGAAAAGGTTTCCAGTCTCATCATGATATCCAGCGATATTACGAAGAGAAAAAAGGCGGAAGAAGAGCTTCAAAAAAGCAGGGCCTGGAATGAATCCATTATCAACACGGCCGTCAGCGGTATCGTCACCATTGATGACAAGGGAACGATCCTTTCATTCAACCCTGCCGCAGAAAAGATGTTCGGTTACGAGGAGGGAGAAGTGATAGGATCCAATGTTTCCATTCTCATGCCTGAACCTTTCAAAAGTGAACACAACACCTATCTTGAAAACTACCTTAATAGTGGAGAAAAAAAGATTATCGGTATCGGACGGGAAGCCCCGGCAGTGAGAAAAGACGGGAGTACTCTATCTGCCTTTATTACGGTCAGTGAAATGTACATCGGTAAAACAAGAATGTTTACGGGCATCATAAACGATATTACAGCCCTTAAAGAAGCGGAGAAAGCCTTGCGCCAGAGCAAGGAAAGGCATTCCAAGGCCCAGAAGATAGCCCATCTCGGCCACTGGGAGTGGGACATTACAACCAATAAACTCCTATGGTCGGAAGAAACGTACCGCATCTTCGGAATGGATAAAAACGAATTCGGCGCCAGCTACGAGGCCTTCCTGGAGCGCGTGCACCCTGATGACAGAAAGAGTGTCCTGGATGCCGTTGACGAAGCCCTGGCCGGCAAGCGACCTTACTGTATAGACCACAGAATTTTATTAAAGGATGGCGCGGTAAAAATCGTCCAGGAGCAGGCTGAATTAAGCCGGGATAATAAGGGAAAACCGCTTTGCATGATGGGTACCGTTCAGGATCTGACGGAATTCAAAATATACCAGGACAGGTCTATACTCGCCGCAGAAGTTTTTGATAACGCCATCGAAGGGCTTCTCGTTACCGATGAAAAAGGGAATATAGAACTTGTTAACAAGGCCTTTACCTCCATTACCGGTTATAGGGCGGAAGAGGCCATCGGGAAAAACCCCAACATGCTTCGTTCCGACAGGCATGACAAGGAATTTTTTAAAAATATGTGGCACACCCTTCTTAAAGATGGCTATTGGCATGGAGAAATATGGAACAGGCGGAAAAGTGGCGAAGCCTATCCCGAGCAGTTAACTATTTCGGCCATAAAAGATGGTGACGGCAAAATAAAGAAATTTGTTTCCATATTCCATGATTTGACGGATTTAAAGAGAAGTGAAGAACAGATAAAGTACAAAAACAACTATGACGGACTGACGGGGCTGCCCAATATGGTCCTCTTCAAGGACCGCTTGAACCAGGCCCTGAATCGCGCCTCCGATGAAGGAAACATGGTCTGCCTTTTGTTCGTGGGCCTCGACCGTTTCAAGAATATCAATGAAAGCCTCGGCTATCCGGCAGGCGATAAACTGCTTCAGGGTGTTGCCGCAAGACTTGAGAGCATCTTATGGGAAACGGATACGGTCACCCGTTTTGCCGGTGACGAATTTGCCATCATCCTCGAAGCCTTCAGCAATCAGAATGATGCTGTCAGGGTAGCCAACCGGGTTCTTAACTCCTTTTCCGAACCTTTCAAAATTGACGAACTTGATCTCCATGCATCTGCCAGTATCGGCATTACCCTCTATCCCGATGATGGCAATGAACTTGACACACTTATGATAAACGCCAATGCGGCCATGCGAAGGGCCAAAGAAGCCGGGGGAGCCTCTTCAAGGCTCTATGCCGAAGAAATGAACCTGAGCGCCCTTAAATTTCTTTCTGTAGAAAATGAAATAAGAAGAGGCCTTGACAGAGATGAGTTCATTGTCTACTACCAGCCCAAAATAAGTATGTTTGATGGAACCATTGTCGGACTGGAGGCCCTTGCCCGGTGGCAACAAACTTCAGGCGGTTTTATCGAACCGGGCGACTTTATTCCCATTGCCGAAGAAACAGGCCTCATCGTTCCCCTCGGTGAGACCATTTTGCGTAAAAGTTGCGAGCAGGCAAAAAAATGGCGGGACGCCGGTTTTAACACACTGAATATAGCCGTTAATCTGTCAGGACGCCAATTCCTCTTCAATGATATTGTTGAAACAGTCATCTCCATACTGGAAGAAACAGGGCTGCCCCCATCCATGCTGGGCCTTGAAATCACGGAAAGCATCCTCATGAATGATGTCGATGAAATGATGAAAAAAATAAAAAAATTAAGCAGTCTCGGCATACAGCTTTACATCGATGACTTCGGCACCGGTTATTCATCACTGAGCTATCTAAAAAAATTCAAAATTGACGCATTGAAAATTGATCAATCATTCGTTCGTGATATAACAACCAATGAAAATGACGCCTCTATTACAAAAGCCGTCATTTCCCTTTCTCATAGCCTGGGCCTTAAGGTCGTTGCCGAAGGAGTGGAAACGGGGAAGCACCTTGATTTCCTTCTCAAACACAACTGTGACGAGATGCAAGGCTATTACTTCAGCCGGCCACTTCCGGGGAAAAAAATTACTGAGATGTTGAAATCAGGGAAAAAACTGGACCTGGGAGTCTGTCGGACTTAG